GCAGCCCTGAAAGCCGTCGCCAAATGGCGCGAGGAGGTGGCACAGGACCGCGATGTGCCGCGACGGCGTATCTTGAAGGACGACGCCATCTACGAGTTGGCGCAACAGCGACCACTTTCGGTGGAGGCGCTTGGGCGATTGCGTGCCGTACCTCGTGGATTTGAGAAACAACCCTTCGCGCGCGGTTTGGTCGAAGCGCTGCAGGCCGTGTCGGCCCTTTCCATCGACGAACTGCCCAAACTTCCAAAATCAAAACGTAATCCAGAGAGCGCGCCGGCGATTGCCGAACTGCTCAAAGTGGCGCTGAAGCTCGTAGCCGAACGCGAAGGCGTCGCACCGCGCATCATTGCCAATGCCGATGATCTGGACACGATTGCCATTCATGGCGATGCCAAGGTCAAAGCTATGCAGGGCTGGCGGCGCGATCTCTTCGGCGACATGGCGCTGAAAATTCGGTCCGGTGAAATGGCGCTCGGTGTGCGCGGCAAACGCGCGGTTCTTGTTCCGATGCAGGACGAGGACTAGTCGGGCCTAGCGCACGGCTACCACTGCTTCTTGTCGGCCAGTCAGTTTGGCGAGTGCATTCAGCCGTTTGCTCAACCGTTCACCCTGCAACCCGGACAGATGGTTGGGCAGATAGAGGCTAAGCCTGCCCTTTTCCGACGTATCCAAGCGCGTTTCCGGCAGGACCCCGGCCATGGACGCCGTAAGCGCGTAGGCAACGCGGAACAAAGCACCCAACAGGTGCGCTCTTTCGGCCAAACGATCGGATAGGATCGCTGACACTTCACCGTTCAGCCCATCATCCGACAGACCCTGATGGCGGTAGTAGTTGGCCATGGCTAGGTAGAGTCGGCCGGCATGATCAATGCCGCTGAACGCTGCATGAGCGATGATGTTGTGGCTCTGAATGCCGCGATAATCTGGATGGGCGCGCCAGCCAATGTCGGCGAGTAGGCTCGCGGCCTTGCGCAGTCGCGCCTCGTTCTCGGTTTCCTCGATGCCAAGTTCTTCAAAAGCGGCGCCGGTCCAATCAGCCAGTTCGCGCGCATGCTCGGGTGAGCGAGAGCGCAGGATCGCCAACTCAAAAGCCGCGTCGAGGAGCGGATCCTGCTGCTTTTCGCTGTCGGACAGTTCGTCAAACAGCAAACCTTCCCGCACCCCTAGCGCTGAGAGCACCACCTCAGCCGGTTTTCCAACCTCAAAGAGCGCGCGTAGGACGGCGGCACCGTAAGGCAGAAGTGTTTTGCGGCTGCGTGAGACAGCCCGCATCGCCCCATGATCTTCATATTTGCCGCGCGCCACATCCTGGCAAAAGGCGGCAAACAGGTCGGCTTCAATGGCGTAGCCATGCATCACCGACAGCGGATAATCGGTGATCTCCATATGGAGCTTGGCAAGATTGCGCCATGTTCCCCCGACCAGATAGAGCGTGCGACCGGCCAGGCTCTTGGCCGTGTCGTCACCTTCCAGGCGTCCAAGCGCGATTTTGTAGGCGCGTTTGGCGTCGCTCTCGGACTCTTCCTGCATGCGAATGACGCCAAGCTTGTGGGAAACCCCCTCCCCGATAAAGCCAGGCTTCACCTCGATAAGTTCCAAGCTGCCGCCGCCAAGATCGCCGACGATACCGTTGGGCTTGAAGAAACCCGATTGAACACCTAGCGCAGCCGCTCGC
The DNA window shown above is from Hyphomicrobiales bacterium and carries:
- a CDS encoding Ppx/GppA family phosphatase — encoded protein: MENLFKRTNRVFSRAAPPERYSGQGRLEGYGPIAVIDIGSNSVRLVAYERLSRALTPLYNEKVLCGLGRGLAKTGQLSDDSVQLTLATLARFRHLADQMRIKTLRVIATAAVREASNGDAFLQNAERILSAPLTILSGDEEARAAALGVQSGFFKPNGIVGDLGGGSLELIEVKPGFIGEGVSHKLGVIRMQEESESDAKRAYKIALGRLEGDDTAKSLAGRTLYLVGGTWRNLAKLHMEITDYPLSVMHGYAIEADLFAAFCQDVARGKYEDHGAMRAVSRSRKTLLPYGAAVLRALFEVGKPAEVVLSALGVREGLLFDELSDSEKQQDPLLDAAFELAILRSRSPEHARELADWTGAAFEELGIEETENEARLRKAASLLADIGWRAHPDYRGIQSHNIIAHAAFSGIDHAGRLYLAMANYYRHQGLSDDGLNGEVSAILSDRLAERAHLLGALFRVAYALTASMAGVLPETRLDTSEKGRLSLYLPNHLSGLQGERLSKRLNALAKLTGRQEAVVAVR